A genomic window from Geoalkalibacter sp. includes:
- a CDS encoding FAD-binding domain-containing protein: MARAIPPSRLRTVNAAPLNGRGDYVLYWMIAARRVRWNFALEHALHRARELGKPLVILEALRCDYPWASERLHRFILEGMADNAQALRQAPVLYHPYVEERRGAGRGLLETLGEAACLVVTDDFPAFFLPRMVEAAGEKLSVRLEAVDGNGLLPLSAAPQAYPSAYAFRRFLQNNLPGHLADKPQADPLAGPALPQLASLPQRVLDRWPAAWARLDATDFALHELPIDQRVAISATRGGSQAARARLAVFLDARLQVYAQRRNEPELNVTSELSPYLHFGHLSVHEIFARLAEQERWDFGSLGPQSKGQRAGWWGMSENAEAWLDQLVTWRELGYNFCRHRTDYERYESLPDWALATLERHAEDPRPYLYDLEDFEQARTHDPLWNAAQRQLLREGGIHNYLRMLWGKKILEWSRTPREALAVMIELNNKYALDGRDPNSYSGIFWCLGRYDRPWPERPIYGKIRSMSSESTARKFTLEGYLRRYGP, translated from the coding sequence ATGGCCAGGGCGATTCCCCCTTCACGCCTGCGCACCGTCAATGCCGCACCGCTCAATGGGCGCGGCGATTACGTTCTTTACTGGATGATCGCCGCGCGCCGCGTCCGCTGGAACTTCGCCCTTGAGCACGCCCTTCACCGGGCGCGGGAGTTGGGCAAGCCCCTGGTGATTCTTGAAGCCCTGCGCTGCGATTATCCCTGGGCGAGCGAGCGACTGCACCGCTTCATTCTGGAGGGAATGGCGGACAACGCCCAGGCCTTGCGCCAGGCGCCGGTGCTCTACCATCCCTATGTCGAGGAGCGCCGCGGCGCCGGTCGAGGCTTGCTGGAAACCCTCGGCGAAGCAGCCTGCCTGGTGGTCACGGATGACTTCCCGGCGTTTTTCCTGCCGCGCATGGTCGAGGCGGCGGGCGAAAAACTCAGCGTGCGCCTGGAAGCGGTGGACGGCAACGGTCTTTTGCCCCTGAGCGCCGCGCCCCAGGCCTATCCCAGCGCCTATGCCTTTCGCCGTTTTCTGCAGAACAATCTGCCCGGACATCTTGCCGACAAGCCTCAGGCCGATCCCCTGGCCGGGCCTGCCCTGCCCCAGCTCGCATCGCTTCCGCAAAGGGTTCTCGACCGATGGCCCGCGGCCTGGGCGCGCCTTGACGCAACAGATTTTGCCCTCCACGAATTGCCCATCGACCAAAGGGTCGCGATCAGCGCGACACGCGGCGGCAGCCAGGCGGCACGGGCCAGGCTCGCTGTCTTTCTCGACGCGCGTCTACAAGTTTACGCGCAACGGCGCAATGAACCCGAGCTCAACGTCACCAGCGAACTTTCGCCCTACCTGCATTTCGGACATCTGTCCGTGCACGAAATCTTCGCGCGTCTCGCCGAACAAGAAAGATGGGATTTCGGCAGCCTGGGGCCGCAGAGCAAGGGACAGCGGGCGGGCTGGTGGGGCATGTCGGAGAATGCCGAGGCCTGGCTCGATCAACTGGTGACCTGGCGCGAACTGGGCTACAACTTCTGCCGGCACCGCACCGACTATGAGCGCTACGAATCCCTGCCCGACTGGGCGCTGGCCACCCTGGAGCGGCACGCGGAGGATCCGCGACCCTATCTCTACGATCTGGAGGATTTCGAGCAGGCGCGCACCCACGATCCCCTGTGGAACGCCGCCCAGCGCCAGTTGCTGCGCGAGGGCGGCATCCACAACTACCTGCGCATGCTCTGGGGCAAGAAGATTCTCGAATGGAGCCGCACGCCGCGCGAGGCGCTCGCCGTGATGATCGAGCTCAACAACAAATATGCCCTCGACGGCCGCGACCCCAACAGCTACAGCGGCATCTTCTGGTGCCTGGGCCGCTACGACCGCCCCTGGCCCGAACGGCCCATCTACGGCAAGATCCGCTCCATGAGTTCGGAGAGCACGGCGCGCAAATTCACCCTGGAGGGTTATCTGCGCCGTTATGGTCCATGA
- a CDS encoding Crp/Fnr family transcriptional regulator, whose product MEENSQSATSQNPSIFSAHLCPECCWLDQHLLATLPENALLAWQKIQKTITYPRREKIFTEGSAAENLYLLCEGRVKISRSHVSGNALTLRILQPGTFFGLQVFTNTVPRLRSCTAEALDNVKAHLISRDDLRGFLLQHPAFCFSLVEHLSEEMRRLQERLAVFGYGDGRERLASVLVELSVAQAKRTPAGLLLPSRLRRSDLAELTGLATETVMRLIGAMKNEGLLATMGRRLIITNISKLEEIAGH is encoded by the coding sequence ATGGAAGAAAACTCTCAGTCGGCCACCAGCCAAAATCCATCGATCTTTTCCGCCCATTTATGCCCTGAATGCTGTTGGCTGGACCAGCACCTTCTTGCAACCCTGCCAGAAAACGCATTGCTTGCTTGGCAAAAGATCCAGAAGACCATCACTTATCCCCGCCGTGAAAAAATTTTCACCGAGGGCAGTGCCGCTGAGAATTTATACCTTTTGTGCGAAGGCCGCGTCAAAATTTCGCGCTCCCACGTCAGCGGCAATGCCTTGACCCTGCGGATATTACAGCCCGGCACATTTTTCGGCTTGCAGGTATTTACCAACACGGTACCAAGGCTGCGTTCCTGCACGGCGGAAGCTCTCGACAATGTCAAGGCACATCTAATCTCACGCGATGATCTGAGAGGTTTTCTTCTTCAACATCCCGCTTTCTGCTTCAGTCTTGTCGAACATCTGTCCGAGGAAATGCGTCGCCTTCAGGAGCGGCTGGCCGTCTTCGGATATGGCGATGGCCGCGAACGGCTCGCTTCCGTGCTCGTGGAACTCTCTGTCGCGCAGGCCAAGAGAACGCCTGCCGGGTTGCTGCTGCCTTCACGCTTGCGGCGGTCCGATCTCGCCGAATTGACAGGGCTTGCCACAGAAACGGTGATGCGGCTCATCGGCGCCATGAAAAACGAAGGTCTGTTGGCGACGATGGGACGTCGGTTGATCATCACAAACATCTCAAAGCTTGAAGAAATCGCAGGACACTAA
- a CDS encoding fused MFS/spermidine synthase: MRKGEKTAGALFLTLFAVSGAAGLIYEVVWMRQLTTVLGSSSHAVTIVLATFMTGLGLGAWALGRLSDRMGAGWLALVYAGLEVAIAGYAWVFPRLLESAQWLYVSFYRHFQPEPTSAHAAQLVLAFMLLLPPTSLMGATLPVVCRYLIRQRSSMPLRLSALYAVNTAGAIAGTVAAGYWLLPLFGIAKTTALAILLNMAAGVGFALLHRIFHSSSPDAPMMKSRPQAAMTTLQSGVIVGLGISGMAAMFYQVAWTRTLSMILGNTTFAFTTMLATFLAGIALGSASYRFLPSKKSDQKWFVRIQILAAFSALATVPLLENLPFFYLYLHQTHGGGWAELQVLRFALCALVMLVPTLALGAMFPVAAALLVDGLDQMGSRIGRAYAFNTWGAVLGSIAAGLVLVPLVGLQKTIVFGSLLNLAAGLAVCLLATEGVFIRRMATVIGSGIAMVGCIAVLKPWSPNILNSGVFLYAERYLTMEERVRGELQEIEPSREIKSKDIWKLSMQQFDMLFHRAGAIATVAVMDAPDGVRFLTINGKTDASTGERSDMRTQVMIAQLPMLIHEQPDRVLVVGLGSGVTAGSALTHENALVDCVEIIPEVIDAARFFHHANNQALDNPRLQLIARDARNYLLTQDQKYDVIISQPSNPWIKGESSLFSAEWYSLVEQSLEEGGLFVQWLPSYQMAERDIQVIAHTLRHAFPHVTVWTSGAPGDLVLLAQKGAALRIDLARFLERAQHPAIAQDIARVGFSAEVLPFELFLMGEDDLVAYLYGDVSPPLRKNTDNWLKIEFSAPKRLSHENPVAFFSDPFLRQRSLETLPEIMKQESIRIFNDIYDDLFSKEDGTSTNGGDFGSNLVSEKIIAEINL; the protein is encoded by the coding sequence ATGCGTAAAGGCGAGAAGACTGCCGGAGCCCTCTTTCTGACTCTTTTTGCGGTCTCAGGGGCTGCGGGCCTGATCTATGAAGTGGTGTGGATGCGTCAGTTAACCACGGTACTCGGCTCATCGAGCCATGCGGTCACCATCGTTCTCGCCACCTTCATGACCGGCCTGGGGCTGGGCGCCTGGGCGCTTGGGCGTCTCAGCGACCGCATGGGAGCCGGTTGGCTTGCCCTGGTCTATGCCGGCCTGGAAGTCGCCATCGCCGGCTATGCCTGGGTATTCCCTCGACTTCTGGAATCGGCCCAATGGCTGTATGTATCCTTTTATCGCCATTTTCAGCCGGAACCCACGTCAGCCCATGCGGCGCAACTGGTTCTCGCCTTTATGCTGCTTCTTCCGCCGACCTCCCTGATGGGAGCAACCCTTCCCGTTGTGTGCCGCTATCTGATACGGCAGCGTTCCAGCATGCCCCTTCGCCTTTCCGCTCTTTACGCGGTGAATACCGCGGGCGCCATTGCAGGAACCGTGGCCGCGGGTTATTGGCTGCTTCCCCTCTTTGGCATTGCCAAGACAACGGCCTTGGCGATTCTACTGAACATGGCCGCCGGTGTCGGTTTCGCTCTTTTGCATCGCATATTTCATTCATCGTCACCGGATGCGCCGATGATGAAAAGCCGGCCGCAAGCCGCCATGACGACGTTGCAGAGTGGGGTCATTGTCGGGCTTGGGATTTCGGGGATGGCCGCCATGTTTTATCAGGTGGCCTGGACACGCACTTTAAGCATGATTCTTGGGAACACCACGTTTGCTTTCACCACCATGCTGGCGACCTTTCTCGCGGGCATTGCCCTGGGGAGTGCAAGTTACCGATTTCTCCCTTCAAAAAAATCCGATCAGAAATGGTTTGTGCGCATCCAGATCCTTGCGGCGTTTTCGGCATTAGCGACGGTTCCTCTTCTGGAAAACTTGCCCTTTTTCTATTTGTACCTTCACCAAACGCATGGCGGAGGCTGGGCCGAACTGCAAGTGCTGCGCTTTGCGCTCTGCGCCCTGGTGATGCTTGTGCCGACCCTTGCCCTGGGGGCGATGTTCCCGGTGGCCGCCGCTTTATTGGTTGATGGTTTGGACCAGATGGGCAGCCGGATTGGACGCGCCTATGCGTTCAACACTTGGGGGGCCGTGTTGGGCAGCATTGCGGCCGGTCTGGTTCTGGTTCCCTTGGTAGGGCTACAAAAAACCATTGTTTTTGGGTCGTTGCTGAATTTGGCCGCAGGTCTTGCCGTGTGTTTGCTGGCTACGGAAGGAGTTTTTATCCGCCGGATGGCGACCGTGATTGGTAGCGGCATAGCAATGGTGGGCTGTATCGCCGTCCTGAAACCCTGGTCGCCCAATATCCTCAATAGCGGCGTATTTCTTTATGCGGAACGTTATCTGACCATGGAGGAGCGAGTACGTGGAGAACTCCAGGAGATTGAACCAAGTCGAGAAATTAAATCGAAAGACATTTGGAAGCTCTCCATGCAGCAATTCGACATGCTTTTTCACCGGGCAGGCGCCATCGCGACCGTCGCGGTCATGGACGCCCCTGATGGGGTGCGATTTCTGACCATCAATGGCAAAACAGACGCCTCGACCGGCGAGAGGAGCGACATGCGCACACAGGTCATGATCGCGCAATTGCCGATGCTCATTCATGAGCAACCTGATCGTGTCTTGGTGGTGGGGCTGGGAAGTGGTGTTACGGCGGGCTCGGCGCTCACTCATGAAAATGCCCTGGTGGACTGTGTTGAAATTATTCCGGAAGTCATCGACGCAGCGCGGTTTTTTCATCATGCAAACAACCAGGCCCTGGACAATCCACGCCTGCAACTGATAGCGCGTGATGCACGAAATTATCTCCTGACACAGGATCAAAAATACGATGTGATCATTTCCCAACCATCAAATCCTTGGATCAAGGGGGAGTCAAGCCTCTTCAGTGCGGAGTGGTACAGCCTGGTGGAGCAAAGCTTGGAGGAGGGGGGGCTGTTCGTGCAGTGGCTGCCCTCTTACCAGATGGCCGAGCGCGACATCCAGGTAATAGCTCATACCCTGCGTCACGCTTTTCCGCATGTAACGGTTTGGACCAGCGGTGCCCCTGGGGATCTGGTGTTGCTGGCTCAAAAGGGGGCTGCGTTGCGGATTGATCTGGCGCGCTTCCTGGAAAGGGCACAACATCCCGCTATTGCACAAGACATCGCTCGGGTCGGTTTTTCGGCTGAAGTCCTTCCTTTTGAGTTGTTCCTGATGGGCGAGGACGATTTGGTCGCCTATCTCTACGGGGATGTCAGCCCTCCCTTACGAAAAAACACGGATAATTGGCTCAAAATCGAATTTTCAGCGCCAAAAAGATTGTCTCACGAAAATCCAGTGGCCTTTTTCAGTGATCCATTCTTGCGACAACGGAGCTTAGAAACACTACCAGAAATCATGAAACAAGAAAGTATCAGGATCTTCAACGATATCTATGATGATTTGTTTTCCAAGGAGGACGGAACCTCGACGAACGGGGGTGACTTTGGCTCGAATCTAGTATCCGAAAAAATAATCGCGGAGATTAATTTGTAA
- a CDS encoding MCP four helix bundle domain-containing protein — MGKSLSIKAKLVAGFTCLLLLLTVASFVALDKLGEMNESLSYVVDVSAEKIKLAGHVSEDVLTVSREEKNIILAETEEEMNQFAAVSDQHEQSLAKNLEHLTELADDQGRLLLSRFRDQWQQYMVINEQGQIQFASAPLRASRMTS, encoded by the coding sequence ATGGGGAAGAGTTTAAGCATCAAAGCCAAACTTGTTGCAGGATTCACCTGCCTGCTGTTGTTGCTGACAGTGGCATCCTTTGTCGCACTCGACAAACTCGGAGAAATGAATGAAAGCTTAAGTTATGTCGTCGACGTTTCAGCTGAAAAAATTAAGTTGGCGGGCCATGTCAGCGAAGATGTTCTAACAGTTTCGCGAGAGGAAAAAAACATCATTCTTGCTGAAACAGAGGAGGAGATGAACCAGTTTGCCGCCGTTTCTGATCAGCACGAACAAAGCCTCGCCAAAAACCTGGAGCATCTGACCGAACTGGCCGACGATCAGGGTCGGCTACTTTTGTCGCGCTTTCGGGATCAGTGGCAACAATACATGGTCATCAATGAGCAGGGGCAGATTCAATTTGCAAGTGCACCACTCAGGGCGTCCCGCATGACCTCATAG
- a CDS encoding IS30 family transposase has protein sequence MSYTHLTQKERFDIGHLKNSVSLREIGRRLGRSHSSISRELKRNAPATPGLAYEAEAAHKKAQCRQSQARHYRRQDHAPLLRYVESRLRIDWPPATISGRLKLRYPDDPRMRISPETIYRWVALDSRQGGELYRHLRRRHKHRRRQKRYGAGRRFIPARVGIEERPAIVNERSRFGDWEADLVVGSRSTAAVATHVERKSRYLKASLLKNRQAETFNAAAAPLYQPLPQALRQTLTVDNGKEFSRFKELERSTNLKVFFTDPYAAWQKGSNENTNGLLRFYFPKGTDFSRVSEDELNRAVKRLNHRPRKCLGYRTPYEVMRDALSGALAN, from the coding sequence ATGTCCTACACACATCTTACACAGAAAGAGCGCTTTGACATCGGTCACTTGAAGAATTCGGTCAGCCTACGCGAGATTGGTCGCCGTCTGGGGCGAAGCCATAGCTCGATCAGCCGCGAACTCAAGCGTAACGCACCGGCCACGCCTGGTTTGGCGTATGAGGCCGAGGCCGCTCACAAAAAAGCGCAATGTCGGCAATCTCAGGCCCGGCACTATCGACGACAGGATCATGCGCCCTTGCTACGCTACGTTGAAAGCCGTCTGCGAATTGACTGGCCGCCTGCAACCATCAGCGGGCGGTTGAAACTTCGCTACCCGGATGATCCAAGAATGCGGATCAGCCCCGAAACCATCTACCGCTGGGTTGCGCTCGACAGCCGCCAGGGCGGCGAACTCTATCGGCATCTGCGCCGGCGGCACAAGCACCGGCGGCGGCAAAAACGCTACGGTGCAGGCCGTCGCTTCATCCCCGCTCGGGTGGGCATCGAAGAGCGGCCGGCCATCGTCAATGAGCGCAGCCGCTTCGGCGACTGGGAAGCCGACTTGGTGGTTGGCTCCCGCAGCACAGCAGCCGTCGCCACCCATGTGGAGCGCAAAAGCCGCTATCTGAAGGCCTCGCTCTTGAAGAACCGCCAGGCTGAAACTTTCAATGCCGCGGCGGCGCCGCTCTACCAGCCGCTGCCGCAGGCGTTGCGCCAGACGCTTACCGTGGACAACGGCAAGGAATTTTCGCGGTTCAAGGAGTTGGAACGCAGCACCAATCTCAAGGTTTTCTTTACTGACCCCTACGCCGCCTGGCAGAAAGGGTCAAACGAAAACACCAACGGCTTGCTGCGGTTCTACTTCCCCAAGGGAACCGACTTCAGCCGGGTTTCGGAAGATGAATTAAACCGGGCGGTTAAGCGTCTCAACCATCGCCCCCGCAAGTGCTTAGGCTACCGGACACCCTATGAGGTCATGCGGGACGCCCTGAGTGGTGCACTTGCAAATTGA
- the mntA gene encoding type VII toxin-antitoxin system MntA family adenylyltransferase antitoxin, with the protein MQQSSSDILDRVREFLIRSPQVKFAYVFGSRVRGDVGPLSDIDIAVFLDRRVSIFNYRLRLMESLARELCTECFDLVTLNDAPIVLRYEVIRGGRVIKEDRKRRIAFEARTLSEYLDSEHLRRTQREYLKRQLRQGDSGG; encoded by the coding sequence ATGCAACAATCATCATCGGACATTCTTGATCGCGTGCGGGAATTTCTGATCCGCAGTCCGCAGGTCAAATTCGCTTATGTCTTCGGTTCCCGTGTCCGCGGCGATGTCGGTCCGCTCAGTGATATCGACATCGCCGTCTTTCTTGACCGCAGGGTTTCCATTTTCAACTATCGCCTGCGCCTGATGGAAAGCCTAGCGCGCGAACTGTGCACCGAATGTTTTGATCTGGTGACGCTCAATGACGCTCCGATTGTGTTAAGGTACGAGGTGATTCGCGGCGGACGGGTGATCAAGGAGGATCGAAAAAGGCGCATCGCTTTTGAGGCGCGCACTCTCTCTGAATATCTGGATAGCGAGCATCTGCGCCGCACTCAGCGGGAATATCTCAAAAGACAACTCAGGCAGGGGGATTCGGGTGGTTAA
- a CDS encoding transposase, with protein MARPMRIQYPGALYHVMCRGNERRDIFRDDPDRLAFLRILSRSLEIYSVTLHAYVLMTDHFHVLVETSLGNLSEFMRHFNITYTSYFNRRHARVGHLYQGRYKSLLVEKENYLSMVSRYIHLNPVRIKALEKQSSTRKFEHLRHYPWSSLPGYLDADRRRSMVSYDLVLGEFGGDCAQGRDRYAKQILVDIAEDLDVRSLVVAQSILGSEAFVEKLSREHSGAGEEREQPGVRRVKQHRNQGVILAEIAKLTGKGIDDLKREKGDLRRVAMDLLYRHGGLKGPAVGELFELDYSSVSQERKRLREKLAADAELGRLVEILEERLSILKI; from the coding sequence ATGGCCAGACCGATGCGAATCCAATATCCGGGCGCCCTCTACCATGTGATGTGCAGGGGAAACGAGCGAAGGGACATCTTCCGTGACGACCCTGACCGCTTGGCGTTTCTGCGAATTCTTTCCCGGTCTCTTGAGATTTACTCCGTCACTCTTCATGCTTATGTCCTGATGACGGATCACTTCCACGTTCTTGTCGAAACATCCCTCGGCAATCTCTCCGAATTCATGCGGCATTTCAATATCACCTACACCAGTTATTTCAATCGTCGGCATGCGCGGGTGGGGCATCTTTACCAAGGGCGCTACAAAAGCTTGCTTGTTGAAAAAGAAAATTATCTTTCCATGGTTTCAAGGTATATCCATTTGAATCCGGTTCGGATCAAAGCCCTGGAAAAACAATCATCCACAAGGAAGTTTGAACATCTCCGTCATTATCCCTGGAGCAGTCTTCCCGGGTATCTGGATGCGGACAGGCGTCGGTCGATGGTTTCCTATGACCTGGTTCTGGGTGAATTCGGTGGTGATTGCGCGCAGGGACGCGATCGCTATGCTAAGCAGATTCTTGTGGATATCGCGGAGGATCTTGATGTTCGATCCCTGGTCGTTGCTCAAAGCATTCTCGGCAGCGAAGCTTTTGTGGAAAAACTCTCTCGCGAGCATTCCGGTGCAGGCGAAGAACGTGAGCAACCTGGCGTGCGCCGGGTCAAGCAGCATCGCAATCAAGGCGTGATTCTTGCTGAAATCGCAAAATTGACCGGCAAGGGGATCGACGATCTGAAAAGAGAGAAGGGAGACTTGCGGCGCGTCGCCATGGATTTGTTGTATCGCCATGGAGGCTTGAAGGGCCCCGCCGTCGGCGAATTGTTCGAGTTGGATTACAGTTCGGTGAGTCAGGAGCGAAAACGACTGCGCGAAAAACTTGCCGCCGATGCCGAACTTGGTCGCTTGGTTGAAATTTTGGAAGAGCGTTTGTCAATATTAAAGATTTGA
- a CDS encoding prepilin peptidase codes for MSLPPPLLVFSFILGAVIGSFLNVCIYRIPAGFSVVSPGSRCPQCEAAIRWYQNIPILSWIFLRGRCAKCRVPISVRYPLVEALTGGLFALVLWKFGLHGVTPVYWLMTASLIVITFIDLDHQIIPDVISLPGIVVGFVCSFAVPWMSWTDSLLGILIGGGSLLLVAVVYEFLTKKEGMGGGDIKLLAMIGAFLGWQAVFPVIFISSLVGTAVGIPVMIRQKADARLAMPFGPFLAFGALFYLLWGPELIRWYLRLFVPEGG; via the coding sequence ATGTCCTTGCCGCCTCCTCTGTTGGTGTTCTCCTTCATTCTCGGCGCCGTCATCGGCTCATTTCTCAACGTCTGCATCTATCGCATTCCCGCGGGTTTTTCCGTCGTTTCGCCCGGCTCGCGCTGTCCGCAATGCGAGGCAGCGATCCGCTGGTACCAGAACATTCCCATTCTGAGCTGGATTTTTCTGCGCGGGCGCTGTGCCAAGTGCCGTGTGCCGATTTCCGTGCGTTATCCCCTGGTGGAGGCGCTCACCGGCGGGCTGTTTGCTCTGGTGCTGTGGAAGTTTGGTCTGCACGGGGTGACACCGGTCTATTGGCTGATGACGGCGTCGCTGATTGTCATTACCTTCATCGATTTGGACCATCAGATCATTCCTGATGTCATTAGTCTGCCGGGAATCGTCGTGGGGTTTGTCTGTTCTTTTGCCGTTCCTTGGATGAGTTGGACGGATTCGCTGCTGGGAATTCTCATTGGTGGCGGCAGTCTGCTGCTGGTGGCGGTGGTGTACGAATTTTTGACGAAAAAAGAGGGGATGGGGGGCGGAGACATCAAGTTGCTGGCCATGATCGGCGCTTTTCTCGGCTGGCAGGCCGTCTTCCCTGTCATTTTCATCAGCTCCCTGGTGGGCACGGCGGTGGGTATTCCGGTCATGATCCGGCAAAAGGCCGATGCCCGCCTGGCCATGCCCTTCGGCCCATTTCTGGCCTTTGGCGCGCTGTTTTATCTGCTGTGGGGGCCTGAGCTCATCCGCTGGTACCTGCGTCTTTTTGTGCCGGAGGGTGGTTAA
- the pilM gene encoding type IV pilus biogenesis protein PilM, whose product MLFKSKKDIVGIDIGSSAVKLVQLKEVKGGYQLQNLGLQPLPPEAIVDHSIMDPVVVQDTIRNLVESLKIKTKNVATSISGHSVIIRKITLPIMSEDELESSIQWEAEQYIPFDINDVNIDFQILGPDAKDPSQMNVMLVAAKKDFVNDHVGVFVDIGLNPVVMDIDCFAVENMFEASYGSGAEAIVALINIGASGMNVNILKAGESVFTRDIQVGGNMLNEELQKRLGVSGEDAERLKLGGKVEDVDPEDVLEVLSDAAESLAQEVQRSLDFFSATSADEKVQKVFLAGGVSRSAQVIGALEERLGIPIELINPFAGIHYNEKDFDPEYVRAVGPLMSVATGLAMRRVGDK is encoded by the coding sequence ATGCTGTTTAAAAGCAAAAAGGATATCGTCGGCATCGACATCGGCTCCAGTGCCGTGAAGCTGGTGCAGCTCAAGGAGGTCAAGGGCGGCTACCAGTTGCAGAATCTGGGGCTTCAGCCCCTGCCGCCCGAGGCCATCGTCGATCATTCCATCATGGACCCGGTCGTGGTTCAGGATACCATCCGCAATCTGGTGGAAAGCCTGAAAATCAAGACCAAAAATGTCGCCACCTCGATCTCTGGCCATTCCGTGATCATCCGCAAGATCACCCTTCCCATCATGAGCGAGGATGAACTCGAATCGTCCATCCAGTGGGAAGCCGAGCAGTACATCCCCTTCGATATCAACGATGTGAACATCGATTTTCAGATTCTCGGGCCCGACGCCAAGGATCCCTCGCAGATGAACGTCATGCTGGTGGCGGCGAAGAAGGATTTCGTCAACGACCATGTCGGCGTGTTCGTGGATATCGGCCTGAATCCCGTGGTGATGGACATCGACTGCTTCGCCGTGGAGAACATGTTCGAGGCCAGTTACGGCAGCGGCGCCGAAGCCATCGTAGCGCTGATCAACATCGGCGCAAGCGGCATGAATGTCAACATCCTCAAGGCCGGTGAGTCGGTCTTTACCCGCGACATCCAGGTGGGCGGCAACATGCTCAACGAGGAGTTGCAGAAGCGTTTGGGCGTGAGCGGCGAGGATGCCGAACGCCTCAAGCTCGGCGGTAAGGTTGAGGACGTGGATCCCGAGGACGTCCTCGAGGTGCTGAGCGATGCGGCTGAAAGCCTGGCGCAGGAGGTGCAGCGCTCCTTGGACTTCTTCTCGGCGACCTCGGCGGACGAAAAGGTGCAGAAAGTTTTTCTCGCCGGCGGCGTGTCGCGTTCCGCGCAGGTCATCGGCGCCCTGGAGGAACGCCTGGGAATTCCCATCGAGTTGATCAATCCCTTTGCCGGGATTCACTACAATGAGAAAGATTTTGATCCCGAATACGTGCGCGCCGTGGGTCCGCTGATGTCGGTGGCGACGGGGCTGGCCATGAGAAGGGTGGGGGATAAATGA
- a CDS encoding PilN domain-containing protein — protein MIRINLLPVRAAQKKEKIRAQILVLILTLVVAVVACAGLYAMTAMKISEQKAQIARTNDEIRQLQKVIGEVGRYKKLAEELQAKLDVLNEIKQGQSGPVHLLDQLSQVLPQRVWLTSFKESGGAVAINGIGLNESVVATFMQNLEASPYYSGVELQVTEQITQDGMKLQRFSLAARAQKPAPVAATN, from the coding sequence ATGATTCGCATCAATCTTTTACCCGTTCGGGCGGCGCAGAAAAAGGAGAAAATACGCGCGCAAATTCTGGTGCTGATTCTCACCCTGGTCGTCGCGGTGGTGGCCTGTGCCGGCCTTTACGCCATGACGGCCATGAAAATCAGCGAACAGAAGGCCCAGATCGCCCGCACCAATGACGAAATTCGTCAGTTGCAGAAGGTGATCGGCGAAGTTGGGCGCTACAAGAAGCTGGCCGAGGAACTTCAGGCCAAGCTCGACGTGCTCAACGAAATCAAGCAAGGCCAGAGCGGCCCCGTGCATCTGCTCGATCAGCTCAGTCAGGTGCTGCCCCAGAGGGTCTGGCTGACCTCCTTCAAGGAATCGGGGGGGGCGGTGGCCATCAACGGCATCGGCCTCAACGAGAGCGTGGTGGCCACCTTCATGCAGAATCTCGAGGCATCGCCCTATTACAGCGGGGTCGAGTTGCAGGTCACCGAGCAGATCACCCAGGACGGCATGAAACTACAGCGCTTCAGTCTGGCGGCCCGCGCGCAGAAGCCGGCCCCGGTCGCGGCGACCAATTGA
- a CDS encoding type 4a pilus biogenesis protein PilO, with protein MDPRIEKIFKLPRYQRILLLVLVVALIGAGFYFLIYSVQLEEVAQLEREQETLTRRLEENRRIARNLDQVRAEYESLQQQLAKALIELPNEKEIPTLLTNISNLAREQGLEILLFKPMGEVNRGFYAEVPVDIRLVGSYHDVAMFFYNVGQLPRIVNISNLSMESARREGGPAQLRVDCRATTFRFVETPAESKGG; from the coding sequence ATGGATCCTCGCATAGAAAAAATCTTCAAGTTGCCGCGTTACCAGCGTATTTTGCTGCTGGTGCTGGTGGTCGCGCTGATCGGTGCCGGGTTTTACTTTCTCATCTATTCCGTCCAGCTTGAAGAGGTGGCGCAATTGGAGAGAGAGCAGGAAACCCTGACGCGGCGTCTGGAGGAAAACCGACGCATCGCGCGCAACCTCGATCAGGTGCGGGCTGAATATGAGTCTCTTCAGCAACAGTTGGCCAAGGCGTTGATCGAGTTGCCCAACGAAAAGGAAATTCCCACCCTGTTGACCAACATTTCCAACCTGGCACGTGAGCAAGGCCTGGAAATTTTGCTGTTCAAGCCCATGGGCGAGGTCAATCGCGGTTTTTATGCCGAGGTGCCCGTCGATATTCGCCTGGTCGGCTCCTATCACGATGTCGCCATGTTTTTCTACAATGTGGGGCAGTTGCCCCGCATCGTCAATATCAGCAATCTTTCCATGGAAAGCGCGCGCCGCGAAGGCGGCCCCGCGCAACTGCGGGTCGATTGTCGGGCGACGACATTCCGCTTCGTGGAAACTCCCGCGGAAAGCAAGGGAGGTTGA